In Candidatus Sysuiplasma acidicola, the following are encoded in one genomic region:
- a CDS encoding sugar ABC transporter permease, whose translation MKRTSFLFFIPTGIFSIILLYLVGWNVYTSFTNSSSFHPIAAFVGFQTYATIFKDPAFTNALRSSLVWSASLILFGNVFGIFFATLIYNVGSSKIRLIFTTIFIYPLAISLAASAVIWTWLYNTRTGINTIFGALGLPQYTWLDRPDSALPSLILVSIWVFSGLAVIFYLASFQNVTKEVIESARMDGASTLRILTKILLPESKNAFIVSTALLFLFALRIFSLPFVSTGLNPFTETAVLSMYFYYITEFFAQSSAASVVLVILAAVVVIPYALFGLKRWITND comes from the coding sequence ATAAAACGAACCAGTTTTCTTTTCTTCATTCCAACCGGGATATTTTCCATTATCCTCCTATATCTTGTCGGCTGGAATGTCTATACCTCTTTCACAAATTCATCCTCATTTCATCCAATCGCAGCATTCGTGGGCTTTCAGACTTACGCTACAATATTCAAGGATCCGGCATTCACTAATGCATTGAGGAGTTCGCTAGTCTGGTCAGCATCACTAATACTGTTTGGCAATGTTTTCGGCATATTTTTTGCAACATTGATATACAATGTCGGCAGCAGCAAAATCAGGCTCATATTCACCACGATTTTTATCTATCCACTTGCAATTTCACTGGCTGCATCGGCTGTAATATGGACATGGCTGTACAATACAAGAACAGGCATAAACACAATTTTCGGTGCACTCGGGCTACCGCAGTATACATGGCTGGACAGGCCTGATTCAGCGCTTCCAAGCCTCATCCTCGTATCCATCTGGGTATTCTCCGGCCTTGCAGTAATATTTTATCTCGCATCATTCCAGAATGTCACTAAGGAAGTAATAGAATCGGCAAGAATGGACGGTGCCTCAACACTCAGAATTCTTACCAAAATACTGTTGCCGGAATCGAAGAATGCCTTCATTGTTTCAACAGCGCTGCTCTTCCTGTTCGCACTCAGGATATTTTCGCTTCCGTTTGTCTCAACAGGTCTGAATCCCTTTACAGAGACAGCAGTTCTCAGCATGTACTTTTACTACATCACCGAGTTTTTCGCTCAGTCATCTGCTGCAAGTGTTGTGCTTGTGATTCTGGCGGCTGTCGTCGTGATACCTTATGCACTCTTCGGACTTAAGAGGTGGATAACAAATGACTGA